The genomic window ACAGATGCTTCCTGACGCAGTTGATATCGGCGATATCAGCACCCGACCTGAGGAGCGCTGACGATACTGCCTGCTGATCCGCCATTGTCAGACCATCGGCCGGCAGGGTGAGCAGCGCAGAGCCGCCACCGGAGAGCAGACACAGCAGCTGATCCCCCTCCCCCAATCCATCAGCGATGTCGACCATCCGTTGAGCGGCCTCACGGCCGGCTGCATCCGGTAGCGGATGGGATGCTTCAATGCACTCGATGCTCTCGAGCATCGACCCATGGCCATAACGGGTGACAACCAGCCCTTGCGGCGCCGGCACTTCCGGTGGCCACGCCTTCTCCAGCGCCTGCGCCATTGCCGCGGCGGCCTTCCCCGCACCGATGACCCGGGTCTGCCCGTCTTTACTGATCGGCGGAAGATGCGGCGCGACCACGCGGGCTGGATGCGCGGCAGCCACCCCCGCATCGAATAGACGACGGAGCGCATCTATCGGATGGCTGATCTCAGGCCCGTTGATCATCCGGGTCTACACTCTCATGCTTGTATCGGTTGAATCTTACAAGGTCACCGGTCTCAGGAGTAAACCGCAATGAAGCAATCGATCATCATGATAGTGGCGTTATTGGGTAGCTGGAGCGGCAGCGCGCTTGCACAGTCCAGTTACGGGTCGGGCGTCATGCATGGCCCTGGACCGGGAATGATGACGGGAATGATGATCATCCCCATCGTCATCAGTCTTCTGATCATCGTCGTTCTGGTGCTTTTGATCCTCGCGCTTATCAAATACCTGCGCCAGTAATCGGATCGCCGCCGGGGCCGATGGGCGTGATGCTACTGCCCCCTGGCACGCAACGCGCCCCGACCGCCGTCGACCGGGAACACCTGGCCGGTGATCCAGCTGGCATCGGTGCCCAGCAGGAACGCGGCCATGGCGGCCGAGTCATCGGCCTCACCGACGCGCTTGAGTGGATGGCTCGCCGCGAGTGCATCAGCCATTTTCTCGTTGGACAGAAGCTGCCCGGCAATCTCCGTCTGGCTGATACTCGGCGCAATACAATTGACCCGCACTGCCGGTGCCAGATCCGCTGCCAAAGACCGGGTCAGTGCCTCAACACCGCCCTTCGCGGCCGATATCACGGCGTGGTTCCCGAATCCCTGTCCCGCCGCCACGGTCGAGAACATCACCACGCTCCCGTGAGCGCGCTGTAGCGCCGGCGCCGCCGCCTGGACCGCGAGCGCCGCACCGACCGTATTCAGACGATAACAGTCGATCAAGTCCGACTCAGTGAGGCTCTTCAGCGGCTTGAGGAGAATGCTGCCGACACAGTAGGCAAGCCCTGCCAGGCCGTCCTCAGATTGGGCCGCCTCGACAGTGCGTTTGATCGAGTCTGGATCGAAGACATCACAGGCGAGCGTTGATCCGCCCGTCTCCTGCGCCAGTGACTGGATCGTATCCGGATCGCGGGCCGAGAGCACAAGCGAGTGCCCCTCCGCCGCCAAGCGCCGGGCGAGCGCTTCGCCGATTCCGCCCCGGGCGCCCATGATGAGAACGGGTGCTGTCATTATTCACTCCCCTCGTCGACTTCGCTGATCAAGGCGCCGTAGCCCCTGGCTTCCATCTCGGCTAATGGAACGAACTCCATCGCCGCCGAATTCATGCAATAGCGCAGACCTGTCGGTTCAGGCCCGTCTTTGAAGACATGCCCGAGATGAGAGTCCGCATGGCGGCTGCGGATCTCAGTACGGGTCATGAAAAAGGACTTATCCTCACGCTCGACCACCGCGTCCGAGTGGATCGGGCGGGTGAAGCTCGGCCAGCCCGTATTCGATTTATACTTATCACGCGATGAGAACAGGGGCTCGCCGGAAACCACATCGACATAGATTCCCGGGCGTTTTTCATCGTAATAGTCGTTCTCATAGGCCGGTTCGGTGCCGTCCTCCTGAGTCACCTGAAATTGCTCAGCGGTCAGGCGCGACTGCAGGACTTCAGGAGCCGGCTTCTCGAAGGTCGCAGGATCAAACGCTTCAACTCCCTTACCGGCCGCCTCGTTATCCGGACGGTACTGCGAGAAATCCACCTCCTGGTCCTCTCCCCAGACATCCTCGATGAACTGATAGCGCCCGGAGTTGAACGTGTAGAGCTTGTAGCGGACCGGCTTTTTCTCGTAGTAATCCTGATGATACGCCTCCGCCTCGTAAAAGGCCTCGAGCGCGACGGTCTCGATCGCCACCGGATCATCGTAGCGATTGGACGCCTCCAATGCCTCTACCGACGCTTCCGCTGTGCGCTTCTGCGCCTCGTTGTGATAGAAGATTGCGGGCCGATACTGCTTCCCCCGATCGACATACTGACCATTGATATCGGTTGGATCAGCGGTACGCCACAGTCCCTCGAGCAGCCCTTCATAGGTGATCTCACTGGGGTCGTAGTAGACCTGCACCGCCTCGGTGTGATCCGTCTGACCACCGGAGACCTGCTCGTAGGTGGGGTTTTCCACCTCGCCACCGCTGTAGCCGGAGACGACCTCGACCACGCCGGGAACATTCTTCTCGTAATAGGCCTCGACGCACCAGAAACAGCCACCGGCGAATGTTGCGACCGCCAGATCGGGATTATCCGGCGCGAATTCGGAATCCGCCCCTCCCGCGCCACTGACCGAGTGAGCCGTCAGTGCGAGGACCGAGCCCATCACACCCCGTAATAAAGACTGTTTCATGACTGAATCTCCTGCCTTTCCCTGCCCGTTACGACTCATCGACGGAGCGATCAGTTCGGGTACACTTGAAGTCATCGCGCTCCTCAGACATCAGCATACGACGAATCCCGGAGATGCCCCCATGAAAACCTCACCTTCCATGAAACTGCCGCTGGTCCTTGGACTGGCCTTGCTGAGTCCTGCCGTCGGCGCCAATGGGCTCGCCATTGAGGTCGCCAAAACCCCGACCTGTGGCTGCTGCAGCGCCTGGATCGATCATCTCGACGAAAACGGCTTCGACGTGACAACCCACAACGTCACTCATCGCGAGCTCAACGAGATCAAGGTTGGACTGGATATCGAGCCGGGTCAGGCCTCCTGTCACACGGCCATGATTGATGGCTACTTCATTGAGGGTCATGTGGCCGCGAGTGAGATCCGCGACCTCATCTCGACGCAACCCGAGGCTGCGGGCCTCACGGTACCCGGCATGCCCGTTGGCTCACCGGGCATGGAAGTCGGAGACCGTCAGGACGCCTACGATACGTTACTCGTTGGCAATGACGGCGACACAAGCGTTTATCGCGAGCATTGAAACCGACGTCGCGATCCTTTTGATCAGCAAAGAGTTAAACCATGACGCAAGCCAACGCCTACGCCGCCCATTCAGACCAGTCCGGCCTTGCGCCCTTGACCCTTGAGCGCCGTGAGCTGCGATCGGACGATGTCGCCATCAGCATCGATTACTGTGGCGTCTGCCATACCGATATCCATTTTGTGCAGAACGACTGGGGCATGACCCAGTATCCGGTCGTGCCAGGCCACGAAATCGTCGGCCGTGTGACCGCCGTTGGTGACGGCGTGACCGGGTTCAGTCAAGGCGACATCGTCGGTGTTGGCTGCAT from Spiribacter curvatus includes these protein-coding regions:
- a CDS encoding SDR family NAD(P)-dependent oxidoreductase; the protein is MTAPVLIMGARGGIGEALARRLAAEGHSLVLSARDPDTIQSLAQETGGSTLACDVFDPDSIKRTVEAAQSEDGLAGLAYCVGSILLKPLKSLTESDLIDCYRLNTVGAALAVQAAAPALQRAHGSVVMFSTVAAGQGFGNHAVISAAKGGVEALTRSLAADLAPAVRVNCIAPSISQTEIAGQLLSNEKMADALAASHPLKRVGEADDSAAMAAFLLGTDASWITGQVFPVDGGRGALRARGQ
- the msrB gene encoding peptide-methionine (R)-S-oxide reductase MsrB, which codes for MKQSLLRGVMGSVLALTAHSVSGAGGADSEFAPDNPDLAVATFAGGCFWCVEAYYEKNVPGVVEVVSGYSGGEVENPTYEQVSGGQTDHTEAVQVYYDPSEITYEGLLEGLWRTADPTDINGQYVDRGKQYRPAIFYHNEAQKRTAEASVEALEASNRYDDPVAIETVALEAFYEAEAYHQDYYEKKPVRYKLYTFNSGRYQFIEDVWGEDQEVDFSQYRPDNEAAGKGVEAFDPATFEKPAPEVLQSRLTAEQFQVTQEDGTEPAYENDYYDEKRPGIYVDVVSGEPLFSSRDKYKSNTGWPSFTRPIHSDAVVEREDKSFFMTRTEIRSRHADSHLGHVFKDGPEPTGLRYCMNSAAMEFVPLAEMEARGYGALISEVDEGSE
- a CDS encoding DUF411 domain-containing protein produces the protein MKTSPSMKLPLVLGLALLSPAVGANGLAIEVAKTPTCGCCSAWIDHLDENGFDVTTHNVTHRELNEIKVGLDIEPGQASCHTAMIDGYFIEGHVAASEIRDLISTQPEAAGLTVPGMPVGSPGMEVGDRQDAYDTLLVGNDGDTSVYREH